From the genome of bacterium:
GGTGGGTAACTATCCTTCCCCGGAACGCGGTTTCACGCTGATCGAGATCATGATCGTCGTCCTCATCATCGCTTTGATGATGGGGCTGGGCGTCGCGGTGCTCTTTCCGGGCAATGAAGCCAAGCTTCGCGACCAATCGGCCAAGCTGGCCGGCACCATCAAGTTCCTCTACAACGAAGCCGCCATCAAAAACCGCTATTATCGCATCGTTTTCGATCTCGACAGTCAAAGCTACCGGGTCGAGTCCAGCGAGGAGCCTTACCTGGTGCGGATCGTCGACGAAGCCCAGAAGAAGCGCGAGGCCGAAAAGGACGACGAGGCCACTCCCGAAGGCGCCTCCTTCGCCCAGGAGGAGGGAAGCCTGGTCCGGCCGGTCCGGATGCCGGCCGGCATCAAGATCAAGGACATCAGCGTCATGCATTTGCCGGCGAGGGTCGAGCAGGGCAAGGTCGAGGTGTATTTCTTCCCCAATGGCTTCGTCGAGCCCTCGGTGATCAATCTGACCGACGAGGACGAGGAGAGCTTCTACTCGCTCCAGCTCAATCCCATGACCGGGCGGGTTCGGATCCGCAGCGAGTACTTCGAAGTCAACCCCGAGGATCTCTCGGTCAACCGGGGCGGCGAGGTGGTGCAATGAAACGCCGCTCCCCCGAAGCCGGCTTCACCCTGATCGAGATCATGATCTCGCTCTCGATCCTGGCGATCACCTTGGTCTCGATCTACGTGGCCCAGGGCAATTCGCTGCGGGCCAGCGGCCGGGCCGAAAACATTCAGATCGCTTCCGGCCTAGCCCGGCAAAAGATGACCGAGAAAATGATCGAGCTGCAAAAGGACTTGGACAAGGGCAAGTTTCCCGATGAGGGTGTCGAGGATAACGGGACTTTCGACCCGCCGCTCGACCGCTATCGCTGGGAGTTCGCGGTCAAGAAGGTCGAGATCCAAGTCGCCGATGCCCCCTCGGAGGAGGGCGGCGGCGCGCCGGCCCCCGGGGCCGGGCCGACGACCAGCACCGGCGAGGAAGCCGGCGAGGCCAACCAGGCGCCGGAGACGGCGATGCGCAACATGGCCCAGATGGTCACCAAGAAGATCAACGAGTCGG
Proteins encoded in this window:
- a CDS encoding prepilin-type N-terminal cleavage/methylation domain-containing protein — translated: MKRRSPEAGFTLIEIMISLSILAITLVSIYVAQGNSLRASGRAENIQIASGLARQKMTEKMIELQKDLDKGKFPDEGVEDNGTFDPPLDRYRWEFAVKKVEIQVADAPSEEGGGAPAPGAGPTTSTGEEAGEANQAPETAMRNMAQMVTKKINESVREISTKVIWEELGEEQSLVVTTHIAKLSN
- a CDS encoding prepilin-type N-terminal cleavage/methylation domain-containing protein; its protein translation is MKRLGLNPPTSSERVKLHREVCLAAKSPFAFSLPPFSKVGNYPSPERGFTLIEIMIVVLIIALMMGLGVAVLFPGNEAKLRDQSAKLAGTIKFLYNEAAIKNRYYRIVFDLDSQSYRVESSEEPYLVRIVDEAQKKREAEKDDEATPEGASFAQEEGSLVRPVRMPAGIKIKDISVMHLPARVEQGKVEVYFFPNGFVEPSVINLTDEDEESFYSLQLNPMTGRVRIRSEYFEVNPEDLSVNRGGEVVQ